The following proteins are encoded in a genomic region of Corythoichthys intestinalis isolate RoL2023-P3 chromosome 5, ASM3026506v1, whole genome shotgun sequence:
- the LOC130915994 gene encoding uncharacterized protein LOC130915994 produces the protein MPVRGRGRMCRASPEPGSSGRGGYGPEEEGAVGGLPVMEEEASEPTLADLSNLLKAHIGQQKAMEAYWDKEAVRQANNFRELQEQFTLLKMEVQTQATPRIRQSSSSEPEVATPVQRLSGNYSQASSPMPQLPKLQKLSEEDDIEHFLITFERIAAACRWPKVDWAFHLIPLLTGKARSAFVHMDVDVSMNYDQVKSAILQKYEINSETYRQRFRSLQVDPEETPKELYIRLKELYGKWVQPRGKTVDQINEMIILEQYLRMLSPELQVWIKEHDPESADEAATLANVFVAARGKHQPWAHKSGSKGDFGQPPPAPSVGKPFERGNFTSAPSSNFHGKKPICYLCGQEGHTKPRCPQNTVKLSQMGFVPREETQQVGAKHNLQERFVELNGRTLKALIDTGSTQTLVRRKYVPPYSICTSETVPICCVHGDEKEYPTTDVYLTVNGQTYLLNVGVADNLPFPVILGGDLPVLIDLLPHPQCNVVVTRAQSKQSEEIVSDLRALPFYNVEFSTERAKEHKSKRQKRREKFRGTAVTHTDTPELDVLQDFKIPGNILELQHQDPNLAQYFEEAKAKGNDFCVQNDILYRQNGSIKQLVVPRAVRGIVLRLGHAIPWAGHLGKHKTLARVKRYFYWPGLRKDVEQFCRSCPECQITSARRPHKAPLHPLPVVSTPFQRLGMDVVGPVEKSKSGNRFMLVITDYATKYPEVFPLKTIKAKTVAFCLLQLFSRVGFPQEILTDQGTNFMSKLLKDVYQLLGIKGLRTTPYHPQTDGLTERFNQTLKQMLRKFVNETGSDWDQWLPYILFAYREVPQASTGFSPFELLYGRDMREQLEKMTTLAREHMKTSQKQQKTWYDAAARERGFDPGQKVLVMLPSEDSKLLAKWQGPYEVKEKLGPTTYKVALPGRGRAVRVLHVNLLKEWVSKEERPVSLYIRSTEDEEREEQYLPVPLASEPVLDHLPVKQRLEVGKICSSEVFKETPGYTTVVMHDVALKNNAVPKRMSYRIPQKLLDPLKREVDLMLSLGIIEASYSEWCNPIVLVPKKDGTIRFCIDFRYLNSVSKFDSYPTPRIDELIERLGTAKYLTTIDLCKGYWQVPLSSRSRELTAFRTPWGLYHFRVMPFGLHGAPATFQRLMDKVLCGLSQFAAAYLDDIIIYSNSWDEHLQHLKVVLRCLQNAGLTVNPAKCAFAKRETEYLGFVIGGGLVKPQIGKVEAIRCCPLPRTQKQLKSFLGMSGWYHRFIPNYSARASLLTDMTSLRGSSVLRWSEEAVKAFRDIQQALCQDPVLHCPDFEQEFVLQTDACDRGLGAVLLQGPPNDRHPIAFISRKLFPRETRYSTIEKECLAIKWALDALRYYLLGRHFVLETDHRALRWLERMRDTNNRITRWYLAMQPYKFEVQYIPGKQNSTADYLSRGASELSEEGECVVATTSI, from the exons ATGCCCGTTAGAGGAAGAGGACGCATGTGCCGTGCCAGCCCAGAACCGGGCTCATCTGGAAGGGGAGGATATGGCCCTGAAGAGGAGGGGGCTGTTGGTGGACTGCCGGTCATGGAAGAGGAGGCAAGTGAACCAACATTAGCCGACCTCTCTAACCTTCTCAAAGCCCATATAGGCCAGCAGAAAGCCATGGAGGCTTATTGGGACAAGGAGGCGGTTAGACAGGCCAATAACTTCAGAGAACTACAAGAGCAGTTCactctactcaaaatggaggtTCAGACTCAAGCCACGCCCCGAATACGGCAGTCATCATCATCAGAGCCTGAAGTGGCCACACCTGTGCAGAGGTTATCTGGCAACTATTCTCAGGCTTCCTCCCCAATGCCTCAGCTACCTAAACTGCAAAAGCTGAGTGAGGAAGACGATATTGAACACTTCCTTATTACATTTGAACGAATTGCGGCTGCCTGTAGATGGCCAAAAGTAGACTGGGCTTTCCATCTAATACCATTGCTAACTGGCAAGGCCAGAAGCGCTTTTGTTCACATGGATGTTGATGTGTCAATGAATTATGACCAAGTCAAGTCGGCTAtcttgcagaaatatgagatcaACAGCGAAACCTACAGGCAGAGGTTCCGCTCACTTCAGGTGGACCCCGAGGAAACTCCCAAAGAACTTTACATCAGGCTGAAGGAGCTGTATGGGAAATGGGTCCAGCCGAGAGGTAAAACTGTTGACCAAATTAACGAAATGATAATTCTTGAACAGTATTTGAGAATGTTGTCACCAGAACTCCAGGTATGGATCAAAGAACATGATCCGGAGTCGGCAGACGAGGCTGCCACATTGGCTAATGTGTTTGTGGCTGCAAGAGGGAAGCATCAGCCATGGGCGCATAAAAGCGGGAGTAAGGGGGACTTTGGTCAGCCCCCCCCGGCACCAAGTGTTGGTAAGCCCTTTGAAAGGGGGAACTTTACGTCAGCACCTTCTTCAAACTTCCATGGGAAAAAGCCAATCTGTTATTTATGTGGACAGGAGGGTCACACTAAACCCAGGTGCCCTCAGAATACTGTCAAATTGTCTCAGATGGGATTTGTGCCCAGGGAAGAGACTCAACAGGTTGGGGCAAAGCATAATTTACAGGAGAGGTTCGTGGAGCTAAATGGTCGGACACTTAAAGCATTGATTGATACAGGAAGTACACAAACATTAGTTCGGCGTAAATATGTTCCACCGTATTCTATCTGCACCAGTGAGACTGTTCCTATCTGTTGTGTCCATGGTGATGAAAAGGAATATCCAACTACTGATGTCTATTTGACTGTGAATGGTCAGACTTATCTGCTGAATGTTGGTGTGGCAGATAACTTGCCTTTTCCTGTCATTCTGGGGGGTGATCTACCGGTGCTAATTGACCTGTTACCGCATCCTCAGTGTAATGTCGTAGTGACTCGGGCCCAGTCAAAGCAATCTGAAGAAATTGTTTCAGACCTCAGGGCCTTGCCATTTTATAATGTTGAATTCTCCACAGAAAGGGCAAAGGAACACAAATCCAAACGACAAAAGAGGCGAGAGAAGTTTCGTGGGACGGCGGTGACTCACACTGACACTCCAGAGCTGGATGTACTGCAGGATTTTAAGATCCCGGGTAATATTTTGGAGCTGCAGCACCAGGATCCAAATCTTGCACAGTATTTTGAAGAAGCTAAAGCTAAGGGAAATGACTTCTGTGTTCAAAACGACATTCTTTACAGACAAAATGGTTCAATTAAGCAGCTGGTGGTTCCCCGAGCAGTAAGAGGAATTGTTCTGAGATTGGGCCATGCTATACCCTGGGCTGGTCACCTGGGGAAGCACAAGACCTTAGCCCGCGTGAAGCGTTATTTTTACTGGCCCGGCTTGCGTAAAGATGTCGAGCAGTTCTGCCGAAGCTGTCCGGAGTGCCAAATAACATCAGCCAGACGTCCTCACAAAGCTCCTCTCCACCCGCTGCCAGTTGTGAGTACGCCATTTCAGCGACTAGGTATGGATGTAGTGGGACCTGTGGAAAAAAGTAAATCGGGTAACCGCTTCATGCTTGTAATAACGGACTATGCCACAAAGTATCCAGAGGTCTTCCCTCTAAAAACTATTAAGGCCAAGACTGTCGCCTTCTGCTTATTGCAGTTATTTTCGAGAGTTGGGTTTCCTCAAGAGATACTCACTGACCAGGGCACAAATTTTATGTCCAAACTACTTAAAGATGTGTACCAGCTATTGGGAATAAAGGGCCTGAGAACAACGCCATACCATCCACAGACTGATGGACTCACCGAAAGATTTAATCAAACCCTTAAACAGATGCTACGTAAATTTGTGAACGAGACTGGCTCCGACTGGGACCAGTGGCTCCCTTACATTCTGTTTGCCTACAGGGAAGTTCCCCAAGCTTCCACTGGGTTTTCTCCCTTCGAGTTATTATATGGCCGTGAT ATGAGAGAGCAATTGGAGAAGATGACGACTCTGGCTCGAGAACACATGAAAACCTCCCAGAAGCAACAAAAGACCTGGTATGATGCAGCAGCCAGGGAGAGGGGCTTTGATCCTGGTCAGAAAGTGCTAGTGATGCTGCCCTCAGAAGACAGTAAATTGCTGGCCAAGTGGCAGGGCCCCTATGAGGTGAAAGAAAAATTGGGCCCCACAACATACAAAGTGGCACTTCCAGGACGAGGCCGTGCTGTCAGAGTCCTCCATGTAAACCTGTTGAAGGAGTGGGTCTCGAAGGAGGAGAGACCAGTTTCCCTCTACATAAGGAGCACCGAGGATGAGGAGCGGGAGGAGCAATACTTGCCTGTCCCATTAGCCTCCGAGCCCGTTTTGGACCATTTGCCAGTCAAGCAGCGGCTGGAGGTGGGCAAGATCTGTTCGTCTGAGGTGTTCAAGGAGACCCCAGGTTACACCACTGTGGTAATGCATGATGTGGCTTTAAAGAACAATGCGGTCCCCAAGCGGATGAGCTATCGTATACCGCAGAAACTTTTGGACCCCCTTAAAAGGGAAGTTGATCTGATGCTGTCACTGGGTATTATAGAAGCCTCGTACAGTGAGTGGTGCAATCCAATTGTACTTGTGCCTAAAAAGGATGGAACAATTAGGTTTTGCATAGATTTCCGCTATCTCAACTCGGTTTCAAAGTTTGACTCATACCCTACTCCTCGAATTGATGAACTGATTGAGAGACTGGGCACTGCTAAATATCTTACCACCATTGACCTTTGCAAGGGCTATTGGCAGGTTCCATTGTCCTCCAGGTCTCGAGAGCTGACGGCGTTCCGTACACCCTGGGGTCTCTACCACTTCAGAGTGATGCCATTTGGACTTCACGGTGCGCCTGCTACATTTCAGCGTCTTATGGATAAGGTACTGTGTGGCCTTTCACAATTTGCCGCGGCGTATCTGGATGACATCATTATATATAGTAACAGCTGGGATGAACATTTGCAACACCTAAAAGTCGTCTTGAGGTGTCTCCAGAACGCAGGACTGACTGTGAATCCAGCCAAGTGTGCCTTTGCCAAGAGGGAGACAGAATACCTTGGCTTTGTCATTGGAGGGGGTCTTGTGAAGCCACAAATTGGAAAAGTGGAGGCTATCCGGTGCTGCCCTCTGCCCAGGACCCAAAAACAACTGAAATCCTTCTTGGGCATGTCAGGTTGGTACCACAGATTCATCCCTAACTACTCTGCCAGGGCCTCTCTGCTTACAGACATGACCAGCCTTCGGGGATCGAGTGTACTGAGGTGGTCTGAGGAGGCCGTGAAGGCATTCAGAGACATTCAGCAGGCCTTGTGCCAGGATCCGGTGCTTCACTGCCCTGACTTCGAGCAGGAGTTTGTCCTACAGACGGATGCGTGTGATAGAGGTCTGGGGGCAGTTTTGCTTCAGGGGCCACCGAATGACCGCCATCCAATTGCCTTCATCAGCCGGAAACTCTTCCCGAGAGAAACCCGCTATTCCACTATCGAAAAGGAATGCCTGGCGATCAAGTGGGCCTTGGATGCACTCCGTTACTATCTGCTGGGGAGGCACTTCGTGCTGGAGACAGACCACCGAGCACTCAGATGGCTGGAGAGGATGAGGGACACCAACAATCGCATAACCCGCTGGTATCTGGCCATGCAGCCCTACAAGTTCGAGGTGCAGTACATTCCAGGCAAGCAGAACAGTACTGCTGACTATCTCTCCCGCGGTGCAAGCGAACTTTCTGAGGAGGGGGAGTGTGTGGTGGCTACCACCTCCATTTAG